In one Vicinamibacteria bacterium genomic region, the following are encoded:
- a CDS encoding branched-chain amino acid ABC transporter permease — protein MKHGELVGWAVLLAIGVAAPFIVYPVFLMKALCFALFACAFNLLLGYAGLLSFGHAAFFATAAYVTAYVVKIVGLTPGMGILAGTASALALGFVIGSVVIRRQGIYFAMITLALAQMLYFLFLQAPVTGGEDGLQGIPRGRLLWVINLEDDLEMYYVVLAIFVAGYALINRAIHSPFGQVLKAIRENEPRAVSLGYDVDRYKTLAFVLSAGLSGLAGSTKAIVFSFVTLTDADWRTSGEVVLMTLLGGMGTALGPVVGALCIVTLQNELADKVGSFVNVIMGAIFVVCVLSFRRGIVGELGGLYRSLAGSRD, from the coding sequence ATGAAGCACGGGGAGCTCGTGGGCTGGGCGGTTCTGCTCGCGATAGGGGTCGCGGCGCCTTTCATCGTCTATCCCGTGTTCCTCATGAAGGCTCTGTGTTTTGCCCTCTTCGCCTGCGCCTTCAATCTCCTTCTCGGGTACGCGGGGCTCCTCTCGTTTGGCCACGCCGCCTTCTTCGCGACCGCCGCATATGTGACCGCCTATGTGGTTAAGATCGTTGGCCTTACGCCGGGGATGGGGATTCTTGCCGGCACGGCTTCGGCCTTGGCCCTCGGGTTTGTCATCGGCAGCGTCGTCATCCGTCGCCAGGGAATCTACTTCGCCATGATCACCCTGGCCCTGGCCCAGATGCTCTACTTCCTCTTTCTGCAGGCTCCCGTTACCGGCGGTGAGGACGGCCTCCAGGGCATTCCCCGGGGTCGGCTCCTCTGGGTCATCAACCTGGAGGACGATCTCGAAATGTACTACGTGGTTCTTGCCATCTTCGTGGCGGGATACGCTTTGATCAATCGCGCCATTCACTCCCCTTTTGGTCAGGTGCTGAAAGCGATCCGCGAGAACGAACCGCGTGCGGTGTCCCTGGGATACGACGTGGATCGGTACAAGACCCTGGCCTTCGTTCTCTCGGCCGGACTCTCGGGCTTGGCGGGATCGACGAAGGCGATCGTCTTCTCCTTCGTCACCTTGACGGACGCCGATTGGCGCACATCGGGGGAGGTTGTGCTGATGACGCTCCTCGGGGGCATGGGCACGGCGTTGGGACCGGTGGTGGGAGCCCTCTGCATCGTGACCCTCCAGAACGAGCTGGCGGACAAAGTCGGCTCCTTCGTCAACGTGATCATGGGAGCGATCTTCGTCGTCTGCGTTCTCTCCTTCCGGCGGGGAATCGTCGGGGAATTGGGAGGTCTCTACCGGAGCCTAGCCGGGAGCCGCGATTGA